The following are encoded together in the Xanthobacter autotrophicus Py2 genome:
- a CDS encoding RNA polymerase, sigma-24 subunit, ECF subfamily (TIGRFAM: RNA polymerase sigma-70~PFAM: sigma-70 region 2 domain protein; sigma-70 region 4 domain protein; Sigma-70 region 4 type 2~KEGG: rpd:RPD_0971 sigma-70 region 2), giving the protein MAAMTSSATRIDPDALARALEGCARGDHACLREIYDKIAPQMTGVAIRLLRRRDLAEDVVHDTFVRIWEKAATFDPARGSAVTWMFAILRHRALNVLRAEGRTDLTDDFEPLALASDAPDAEAVVCALSEAGALRRCLERLDPPRRVAIVLAYTRGLSHGELAGRMGIPLGTAKSWIRRSLLALRECMA; this is encoded by the coding sequence ATGGCGGCGATGACATCGAGCGCCACGCGGATCGATCCGGATGCGCTGGCGCGTGCGCTGGAGGGCTGCGCGCGCGGCGACCATGCCTGCCTGCGGGAGATTTATGACAAGATCGCGCCGCAGATGACGGGCGTCGCGATCCGCCTGCTGCGCCGGCGTGATCTTGCCGAGGACGTGGTGCACGACACATTCGTGCGCATCTGGGAGAAGGCGGCGACGTTCGATCCCGCCCGCGGCAGCGCCGTGACCTGGATGTTCGCGATCCTGCGCCACCGCGCGCTCAACGTGCTGCGCGCGGAGGGCCGCACCGACCTCACCGACGATTTCGAGCCCCTGGCCCTTGCCAGCGATGCGCCCGACGCCGAGGCGGTGGTGTGCGCCCTGTCGGAGGCGGGCGCGCTGCGGCGCTGCCTGGAGCGGCTCGATCCGCCGCGCCGCGTCGCCATCGTGCTCGCCTATACGCGTGGCCTCAGCCATGGTGAACTGGCGGGCCGCATGGGCATTCCCCTCGGCACCGCCAAATCGTGGATCCGCAGGAGCCTGCTTGCGCTCAGGGAGTGCATGGCATGA
- a CDS encoding conserved hypothetical protein (KEGG: rpd:RPD_0972 hypothetical protein) — protein MSEDLDARAGEYVLGLLDHSEAEACAARLVADPAFARAVEHWRARLTEFDLSAPAQVPSAAVWARIAAATARPAAAPSPARTTQPASGWRLALAAAWESLPVWRGIGMGAAAATLLLAIGLGFQMRETARAPVLVAVLLSDDNRPAAVVNTFRDGRAELVPLAALRAPEGKALQVWTLWDRARGPVSVGLVDALRSLDLQLKGLPTAVPEQLFEVTLEPAGGSPTGRPTGPILMKGTASRAL, from the coding sequence ATGAGCGAGGATCTCGACGCCCGCGCCGGCGAATATGTGCTCGGGCTGCTCGACCATTCGGAAGCCGAGGCCTGCGCGGCACGCCTTGTGGCCGATCCCGCCTTCGCCAGGGCAGTGGAGCACTGGCGCGCCCGCCTCACTGAATTCGATCTTTCCGCTCCCGCGCAGGTGCCCTCGGCCGCGGTCTGGGCGCGCATTGCCGCCGCCACGGCGCGGCCGGCCGCCGCCCCCTCGCCCGCCCGCACCACGCAGCCGGCATCCGGCTGGCGCCTGGCGCTGGCCGCCGCGTGGGAGAGCCTGCCGGTATGGCGCGGCATCGGCATGGGGGCCGCGGCGGCAACGCTGTTGCTCGCCATCGGCCTCGGCTTCCAGATGCGCGAGACGGCGCGCGCGCCGGTGCTGGTGGCTGTGCTGCTGTCCGATGACAACCGGCCGGCGGCGGTGGTCAACACCTTCAGGGACGGCCGCGCCGAGCTGGTGCCGCTCGCCGCGCTGCGGGCGCCGGAGGGCAAGGCGCTCCAGGTCTGGACCCTGTGGGATCGGGCGCGCGGTCCTGTCTCGGTGGGCCTGGTGGACGCCCTGCGCAGCCTCGACCTGCAACTGAAGGGCCTGCCCACGGCGGTGCCGGAGCAGCTCTTCGAGGTGACGCTGGAACCGGCCGGCGGCTCCCCCACCGGCCGCCCCACCGGCCCCATCCTGATGAAAGGCACCGCCAGCCGCGCGCTGTAA
- a CDS encoding hypothetical protein (KEGG: mav:MAV_0273 hypothetical protein), which translates to MLLPHGCSVRHRARRATAPGEKPCAHKLFEKVCHRLTAEFRRASIELEWARLRRRCAGDVRRMGTEMASRSRSDEAYVIDLCDRVLGTKAHRQWRFPFLLGDPGRSGRCVRLPVDAYYPELGLVVEYHERQHNEPVPFFDRRITAAGIPRGEQRRIYDERRRTVLPEQGVRLVVLRCSDLGHNGARRLLRDAERDERAIRAALQAAGVLFMAENGEGPGVRLRKER; encoded by the coding sequence GTGCTCCTCCCGCACGGTTGCTCCGTCCGCCATCGGGCCCGGCGAGCCACTGCACCAGGCGAAAAGCCTTGCGCGCATAAGCTTTTCGAGAAAGTGTGCCACCGCCTCACGGCCGAATTCCGTCGAGCCTCCATCGAGCTTGAATGGGCTCGGCTTCGGCGCCGCTGCGCCGGGGATGTCAGGCGGATGGGGACGGAAATGGCATCACGCAGCCGTAGCGACGAAGCCTATGTGATCGACCTGTGCGACCGGGTTCTCGGGACGAAAGCGCACCGGCAATGGCGCTTCCCGTTTCTCCTCGGCGATCCCGGCCGGAGCGGGAGGTGCGTCCGTCTTCCGGTGGATGCCTATTATCCAGAGCTTGGCCTTGTGGTGGAGTATCATGAGCGCCAGCATAATGAGCCGGTGCCATTCTTCGACCGTCGGATCACGGCGGCCGGCATCCCGCGCGGCGAGCAGCGCCGGATCTATGATGAGCGGCGGCGCACCGTCCTGCCAGAGCAGGGGGTAAGGCTCGTGGTGCTCCGCTGCTCAGACCTTGGGCACAATGGCGCGAGGCGCCTTCTGCGGGATGCGGAGCGCGATGAGCGGGCCATCCGTGCTGCCCTCCAAGCCGCAGGCGTGCTCTTCATGGCGGAGAACGGCGAGGGACCGGGTGTGAGGCTGAGAAAGGAGCGGTGA
- a CDS encoding alpha,alpha-trehalose-phosphate synthase (UDP-forming) (TIGRFAM: alpha,alpha-trehalose-phosphate synthase [UDP-forming]~PFAM: glycosyl transferase family 20~KEGG: ret:RHE_CH00476 trehalose-6-phosphate synthase protein) — translation MSRIVVVSNRVAVPQRSGVTAGGLAVAVNAALKDKGGIWFGWSGRICPEPSEIPEVTRKAGITYAVVDLKAEDHQEYYNGFANRVLWPVLHYRVDLSEFFRSDLSGYIRVNRMFADHLEKIIRPDDILWIHDYHMMPLAKYLRERGHKNRIGFFLHIPMPPSDIVQALPQHGETVGALAYYDLVGFQTEGDRDNFAHYLEIRGGQLTPDGTGVDIGGRRVRLGTFPVGIETAAFARRARHASRAAFVKSFRDSLVGKKLIIGVDRLDYSKGIPNRLEAYEQFLKTQPDWHERVTFVQITPKSRTDVPEYQEMDRYVSHKAGQINGAYSDVSWTPLRYVNRTYSRSALAGFYRAAHVAMVTPLRDGMNLVAKEFVAAQDPADPGVLILSQFAGAAAEMGTGALIVNPHDTEGMANALRRALEMPLAERRERYARMMQVLEARDIDRWAADYLAALAPEAATVERRGLSLPRAAIRSVVRLPGAWRSDFVPRGA, via the coding sequence GTGTCTCGCATCGTGGTCGTATCCAATCGTGTGGCGGTCCCCCAGCGCTCGGGGGTCACGGCCGGCGGACTGGCGGTGGCGGTCAACGCCGCGCTCAAGGACAAGGGCGGGATCTGGTTCGGCTGGAGCGGGCGCATCTGCCCGGAACCGTCGGAAATCCCGGAAGTGACGCGCAAGGCCGGCATCACCTATGCGGTGGTGGACCTGAAGGCCGAGGACCATCAGGAATATTACAACGGTTTCGCCAACCGGGTGCTGTGGCCGGTGCTGCACTACCGGGTGGATCTCTCCGAATTCTTCCGCTCGGATCTGTCGGGCTACATCCGGGTGAACCGCATGTTCGCGGATCACCTGGAGAAGATCATCCGCCCCGACGACATCCTGTGGATCCACGACTACCACATGATGCCGCTCGCCAAATATCTGCGCGAGCGCGGCCACAAGAACCGCATCGGCTTCTTCCTGCACATTCCCATGCCGCCGTCGGATATCGTCCAGGCCCTGCCGCAGCACGGCGAGACCGTGGGCGCGCTGGCCTATTACGATCTCGTCGGCTTCCAGACCGAGGGCGACCGGGACAATTTCGCCCATTACCTGGAGATCCGCGGCGGCCAGCTGACGCCCGACGGCACCGGCGTCGATATCGGCGGGCGGCGGGTCAGGCTCGGCACCTTCCCGGTGGGCATCGAGACCGCGGCCTTTGCCCGGCGGGCGCGGCATGCCAGCCGCGCCGCCTTCGTGAAATCGTTCCGCGACAGTCTCGTGGGCAAGAAGCTCATCATCGGCGTGGACCGGCTGGATTATTCCAAGGGCATCCCCAACCGGCTCGAGGCCTACGAGCAATTCCTCAAGACCCAGCCCGACTGGCACGAGCGCGTCACCTTCGTGCAGATCACCCCCAAGAGCCGCACCGACGTGCCGGAATATCAGGAGATGGACCGCTACGTCTCCCACAAGGCCGGGCAGATCAACGGCGCCTATTCCGACGTGTCGTGGACCCCGCTGCGCTACGTGAACCGCACCTATTCGCGCTCGGCGCTCGCGGGCTTCTACCGGGCCGCCCACGTGGCCATGGTGACGCCCCTGCGCGACGGCATGAACCTTGTCGCCAAGGAGTTTGTGGCGGCGCAGGACCCCGCCGATCCCGGCGTGCTCATCCTGTCCCAGTTCGCCGGGGCGGCGGCCGAGATGGGCACGGGCGCGCTCATCGTGAACCCGCACGATACGGAAGGCATGGCCAATGCCCTGCGCCGGGCGCTGGAGATGCCGCTGGCGGAGCGGCGCGAGCGCTATGCCCGGATGATGCAGGTGCTGGAGGCTCGCGACATCGACCGCTGGGCGGCGGACTATCTCGCCGCGCTGGCGCCGGAAGCCGCGACGGTGGAGCGGCGCGGATTGAGCCTGCCGCGGGCGGCCATCCGCAGCGTGGTGCGCCTGCCCGGCGCCTGGCGCTCCGATTTCGTGCCACGGGGGGCGTGA
- a CDS encoding HAD-superfamily hydrolase, subfamily IIB (TIGRFAM: HAD-superfamily hydrolase, subfamily IIB~PFAM: trehalose-phosphatase~KEGG: rpc:RPC_4524 HAD-superfamily hydrolase subfamily IIB) — MLTQLHPSATREASAGQAFEGHRPDAPFPAACAGVRADTHAFFLDVDGSLIDIADHPDAVEVPEDLPQLLAALAEQADGALALVSGRTIQALDILLHPFGFAAAGSHGAQMRLEPDGRILSAPALDTALADAVKEVADGFDGVFAEDKGTAIAVHYRAVPDAAPSLRRALLELLRARQDVRLMPGHCVFEVKPASLDKGTAVADFMARAPFAGRVPVFIGDDVTDEAGFGAVAARGGLALAVGSPRPGTQGVLADPRSVRAFLTHLAAVPQQRRR, encoded by the coding sequence GTGCTGACCCAACTGCACCCGTCCGCGACCCGTGAAGCTTCGGCCGGACAGGCGTTCGAGGGGCACCGGCCCGACGCGCCGTTCCCGGCGGCCTGCGCGGGCGTACGCGCCGACACCCATGCTTTCTTCCTCGACGTGGACGGCAGCCTGATCGACATCGCGGACCACCCCGACGCCGTGGAGGTTCCCGAGGATCTCCCGCAGCTTCTGGCCGCGCTGGCGGAGCAGGCCGACGGCGCGCTGGCCCTCGTCAGCGGGCGGACCATCCAGGCCCTCGACATTCTGCTGCACCCGTTCGGCTTCGCGGCGGCGGGTAGCCATGGCGCCCAGATGCGGCTTGAGCCCGACGGCAGGATCCTCTCCGCGCCGGCGCTGGACACCGCGCTTGCCGACGCGGTGAAAGAGGTGGCGGACGGGTTCGACGGCGTGTTCGCCGAGGACAAGGGCACCGCCATCGCGGTTCATTACCGTGCCGTGCCCGATGCTGCGCCCTCCCTCAGGCGCGCGCTGCTGGAGCTCCTCCGCGCGCGGCAGGATGTGCGCCTGATGCCTGGCCATTGCGTGTTCGAGGTGAAGCCCGCCAGCCTCGACAAGGGCACGGCGGTGGCGGATTTCATGGCCCGCGCCCCGTTTGCCGGGCGTGTTCCCGTCTTCATCGGCGACGATGTCACCGACGAGGCCGGTTTTGGCGCCGTCGCCGCGCGCGGGGGCCTTGCCCTTGCGGTCGGTTCGCCGCGACCGGGCACCCAGGGGGTGCTTGCCGATCCCCGGTCGGTCCGGGCTTTCCTCACCCACCTCGCGGCGGTGCCGCAGCAACGACGGAGGTGA
- a CDS encoding conserved hypothetical protein (KEGG: atc:AGR_C_4740 hypothetical protein) codes for MKAALIVCALALGLAGCSEYSRQDRAVGGAAIGAGTGALIGAAATGTGTGALVGGLIGAGTGAIIGAETTPRACWARDAYGNRYRVQCP; via the coding sequence ATGAAAGCGGCTCTCATTGTGTGCGCGCTGGCGCTGGGGCTGGCCGGCTGCAGCGAATATTCGCGGCAGGACCGGGCCGTGGGTGGCGCGGCGATCGGCGCCGGCACGGGCGCGCTCATCGGCGCCGCGGCGACGGGCACGGGCACGGGCGCCCTGGTGGGCGGCCTGATCGGCGCCGGCACCGGCGCCATCATCGGCGCCGAGACCACCCCGCGGGCCTGCTGGGCGCGCGACGCCTACGGCAACCGCTACCGGGTGCAGTGCCCCTGA
- a CDS encoding protein of unknown function DUF1328 (PFAM: protein of unknown function DUF1328~KEGG: nha:Nham_2738 protein of unknown function DUF1328), with amino-acid sequence MLSWAVTFLVVALIAAVLGFGGIAGTAIEIAKIIFFVAIVLFVISAVAGLMRRGRAS; translated from the coding sequence ATGCTGAGCTGGGCGGTTACATTCCTCGTCGTCGCGCTGATCGCGGCGGTTCTTGGCTTTGGCGGTATTGCCGGAACAGCCATCGAGATCGCGAAGATCATCTTCTTCGTGGCGATCGTGCTGTTCGTGATTTCCGCCGTGGCGGGCCTGATGCGCCGGGGGCGCGCGTCCTGA
- a CDS encoding Extensin family protein (PFAM: Extensin family protein~KEGG: rpe:RPE_2090 extensin family protein) — MSRVSLWFLLPALLLAVALTGCRFGLETRDPWRVEAEEQCIAQKGVIPSAFMEPIPAIDGPGMCGMEHPFRVTALAEGNVVLEPAGKLACPVIHQVDMWVQDVVQPAALAWFGQPVVAISQMSAYSCRGMNGQAGAKISEHAFGNALDVGAFRIADGRWVTVKNGWKGTQEERGFLLQVQAGACERFTTVLAPGSNVFHYDHIHVDLMRHEKGRTICKPAPRPMPAPLIAKAPPMGAPQPEFAPASAPAEAPSYTPAVYTPQPQAAPPPPAPEPQPSFLSNLFGPRPAPAPVAEPPPPPPPAATLQRPAGVITSSPLPPPPSSLPPATVSSGRAPQPYPAAQQPPSPQGVPPGWQVGPQGVPMSYAPSSNPETGSVKRKYYTAPIPQASTLPLPKAKAGED; from the coding sequence ATGTCGCGCGTTTCCTTGTGGTTCCTTTTGCCTGCGCTGCTCCTCGCAGTCGCGCTCACCGGCTGCCGTTTCGGGCTCGAAACGCGCGATCCCTGGCGCGTGGAGGCCGAGGAGCAATGTATCGCCCAGAAGGGCGTCATTCCCTCCGCTTTCATGGAGCCCATCCCGGCCATCGACGGGCCGGGCATGTGCGGCATGGAGCATCCCTTCCGCGTCACCGCCCTCGCCGAGGGCAATGTGGTGCTGGAACCCGCCGGCAAGCTCGCCTGCCCGGTGATCCACCAGGTGGACATGTGGGTGCAGGACGTGGTCCAGCCCGCCGCACTGGCTTGGTTCGGCCAGCCGGTGGTGGCGATCAGCCAGATGTCGGCCTATTCCTGCCGCGGCATGAACGGGCAGGCCGGCGCCAAGATTTCCGAGCACGCCTTCGGCAACGCCCTGGACGTGGGCGCCTTCCGCATCGCCGACGGGCGTTGGGTCACCGTGAAGAACGGCTGGAAGGGCACCCAGGAGGAGCGCGGCTTCCTGCTCCAGGTGCAGGCCGGGGCCTGCGAGCGCTTCACCACCGTGCTGGCGCCGGGCTCCAACGTCTTCCATTACGACCACATCCATGTGGACCTGATGCGCCACGAGAAGGGCCGCACCATCTGCAAGCCGGCGCCCCGGCCCATGCCGGCGCCGCTCATCGCCAAGGCGCCGCCGATGGGCGCGCCGCAGCCCGAGTTCGCCCCGGCCAGCGCCCCGGCGGAGGCGCCGTCCTATACCCCGGCAGTCTACACGCCCCAGCCGCAGGCCGCCCCGCCGCCGCCCGCGCCGGAGCCGCAGCCCTCGTTCCTGTCCAACCTGTTCGGACCGCGCCCGGCCCCCGCCCCGGTGGCGGAGCCGCCGCCGCCACCGCCGCCGGCTGCGACCCTGCAGCGGCCGGCCGGTGTCATCACCTCGTCGCCGCTGCCGCCACCGCCATCCTCCCTGCCGCCCGCAACGGTGTCCTCGGGCCGGGCGCCGCAGCCCTATCCCGCCGCGCAGCAGCCTCCATCGCCGCAGGGCGTGCCCCCCGGCTGGCAGGTGGGTCCGCAGGGCGTGCCCATGTCCTATGCGCCGTCCAGCAACCCCGAGACCGGCTCGGTGAAGCGCAAGTATTACACCGCGCCGATCCCCCAGGCCTCCACCCTGCCCCTGCCCAAGGCAAAGGCGGGAGAGGATTGA
- a CDS encoding conserved hypothetical protein (KEGG: mlo:mlr4134 hypothetical protein) gives MTPALPFAGIDGCRGGWIVARWDGAGTLHLTRVTTIAPLFEVPDAPHIAAIDMPIGLPERVGAGGRAPERLVRPLLGMRQSSVFSVPARAAVMAGVGPGDETTRYRAACAAALASSDPPRAVAKQCFHLFPKIAEVDHLQRSRPELRTRLVECHPEVAFWAMNGQAALAEPKKVKNRPYPPGLDLRLKLLAASGVPVDLLDAQNARALGAGLDDLIDAAACAVTAKRVAEGKALRFPDPAEADAFGLPVVIVA, from the coding sequence GTGACGCCCGCCCTGCCGTTCGCCGGCATCGACGGATGCCGCGGCGGCTGGATCGTGGCGCGATGGGACGGGGCGGGCACCCTGCACCTGACCCGCGTCACGACCATCGCACCCCTGTTCGAGGTGCCGGACGCACCGCACATCGCCGCCATCGACATGCCCATCGGCCTGCCCGAGCGCGTTGGCGCCGGCGGGCGTGCACCCGAGCGGCTGGTTCGCCCGCTGCTGGGCATGCGGCAATCCTCCGTCTTCTCGGTACCGGCGCGGGCGGCGGTGATGGCGGGCGTGGGGCCGGGCGACGAGACCACGCGCTACCGCGCCGCCTGCGCCGCCGCCCTTGCCTCATCCGATCCGCCGCGGGCGGTGGCCAAGCAATGCTTCCACCTGTTCCCCAAGATCGCCGAGGTGGACCATCTGCAGCGCAGCCGGCCGGAGCTGCGCACCCGGCTGGTGGAGTGCCACCCCGAAGTGGCCTTCTGGGCCATGAACGGACAGGCCGCCCTTGCCGAGCCCAAGAAAGTGAAGAACCGGCCGTATCCGCCGGGCCTCGACCTTCGGCTTAAGCTCTTGGCCGCATCGGGCGTGCCGGTTGATCTGCTGGATGCGCAGAACGCCCGTGCGCTCGGCGCAGGGCTGGACGACCTGATCGATGCCGCCGCCTGCGCCGTCACCGCCAAAAGAGTGGCCGAGGGCAAGGCCTTGCGCTTTCCGGACCCTGCGGAAGCGGACGCCTTCGGCCTGCCGGTGGTCATCGTCGCGTGA
- a CDS encoding Acetyl-CoA hydrolase (PFAM: acetyl-CoA hydrolase/transferase~KEGG: rru:Rru_A1927 acetyl-CoA hydrolase), giving the protein MPHARIRLSSLADKIVSAEEAAAHIQDGMIVGMSGFTRAGEAKAVPMALAARAKEAHAAGQPLKITLITGASLGNDLDKQMAEAHLLSRRIPFQSDPALRKAINAGEVMFVDQHLSETVEHLRTNQLGPVDVAVIEAVGITAQGGIIPTTSVGNSATFAILAKKVIVEINLTQPMELEGLHDIYIPTRRPFREPIPVVAPESRVGLPFIPIPAEKIAAIVITQKLDSASNVLPPDHETAAIASHLMEFLKHEVKIGRLTNRLQPLQAGIGTIANAVMHGFIESPFSDLTMYSEVLQDSTFDLFDAGKLNFASGSSVTLSKAKHDQVMPRIADYKSRLILRPQEISNHPEIIRRLGLIGINTALEFDIFGNVNSTHVGGTGMMNGIGGSGDFARNAYLSVFVTKSIAKGGALSSVVPMVSHVDHTEHDVDILVTEQGLADLRELAPRERARVIIDNCVHPLYRDALDDYFARGCARGGHTPHIIEEALSWHVKARETGSMLPGQDLKIA; this is encoded by the coding sequence ATGCCTCACGCGCGTATCCGCCTCTCTTCCCTCGCCGATAAAATCGTCTCCGCCGAGGAAGCGGCCGCCCACATCCAGGACGGGATGATCGTGGGCATGAGCGGGTTCACCCGCGCCGGCGAGGCCAAAGCGGTGCCCATGGCGCTCGCCGCCCGCGCCAAGGAAGCCCACGCCGCCGGCCAGCCCCTGAAGATCACGCTCATCACCGGCGCCTCGCTGGGCAACGACCTCGACAAGCAGATGGCGGAAGCCCACCTGCTCTCGCGCCGCATCCCGTTCCAGTCCGACCCAGCGCTGCGCAAGGCCATCAATGCCGGCGAGGTCATGTTCGTGGACCAGCACCTGTCGGAGACGGTGGAGCACCTGCGCACCAACCAGCTTGGCCCGGTGGATGTGGCGGTGATCGAGGCGGTGGGCATCACCGCGCAGGGCGGCATCATTCCCACCACCTCGGTGGGCAATTCGGCCACCTTCGCCATCCTCGCCAAGAAGGTGATCGTCGAGATCAATCTCACCCAGCCCATGGAGCTGGAGGGGCTGCACGATATCTACATCCCCACCCGCCGGCCGTTCCGCGAGCCGATCCCGGTGGTGGCGCCGGAAAGCCGGGTGGGACTGCCCTTCATCCCGATTCCGGCGGAGAAGATCGCGGCCATCGTCATCACCCAGAAGCTGGACAGCGCCTCCAACGTGCTGCCGCCGGACCACGAGACGGCGGCCATCGCCTCCCACCTCATGGAGTTCCTGAAGCACGAGGTGAAGATCGGCCGGCTCACCAACCGTCTGCAGCCGCTGCAGGCCGGCATCGGCACCATCGCCAACGCGGTGATGCACGGCTTCATCGAGAGCCCGTTCTCAGACCTCACCATGTATTCGGAGGTGCTGCAGGATTCCACCTTCGACCTGTTCGACGCCGGCAAGCTGAACTTCGCCTCGGGCTCGTCCGTCACCCTGTCCAAGGCCAAGCACGACCAGGTGATGCCGCGCATCGCCGACTATAAATCCCGGCTCATCCTGCGCCCGCAGGAGATCTCCAACCATCCGGAGATCATCCGCCGGCTCGGCCTCATCGGCATCAACACGGCGCTGGAATTCGACATCTTCGGCAATGTGAACTCCACCCACGTGGGCGGCACCGGCATGATGAACGGCATCGGTGGCTCGGGGGATTTCGCCCGCAACGCCTATCTGTCGGTGTTCGTCACCAAGTCCATCGCCAAGGGCGGCGCGCTGTCTTCCGTGGTGCCCATGGTGAGCCATGTGGACCACACCGAGCACGACGTGGACATCCTCGTCACCGAGCAGGGCCTGGCCGACCTGCGCGAGCTGGCACCGCGCGAGCGGGCGCGGGTGATCATCGACAATTGCGTCCACCCGCTCTATCGCGACGCCCTGGACGACTATTTCGCCCGGGGTTGCGCGCGTGGCGGCCACACCCCGCACATCATCGAGGAAGCCCTCTCCTGGCATGTGAAGGCGCGCGAGACCGGCTCCATGCTGCCCGGGCAGGACCTGAAGATCGCCTGA
- a CDS encoding Ricin B lectin (PFAM: Ricin B lectin~KEGG: bte:BTH_II0730 lectin repeat domain protein), with protein MLNWHGAFRGAASVCTIVVCMAAFTVPAVAAPPPSGRVQIANANSDLCLSPAGGTGNQNEQTVQYHCDTHPSRAWVIEPVEGNIVKIRNVNSNLCLTVAGGNSDRNTPSVQYSCDDHPSRRWLYAPFDGGLFRLVNVNSGLCLTIAGGSTGLNQTAVQFPCDEHPSRFFRLK; from the coding sequence ATGCTCAACTGGCATGGCGCCTTCAGGGGCGCCGCTTCCGTTTGCACCATCGTCGTTTGCATGGCCGCGTTCACCGTCCCGGCCGTGGCGGCGCCACCGCCCTCCGGTCGGGTCCAGATCGCCAACGCGAACAGCGATCTGTGCCTGAGCCCTGCCGGCGGGACCGGCAATCAGAACGAGCAGACCGTTCAGTACCATTGCGATACCCACCCCTCGCGAGCCTGGGTCATCGAGCCGGTCGAGGGAAACATCGTCAAGATCCGGAACGTCAACAGCAATCTCTGCCTGACGGTCGCGGGCGGGAACAGCGATCGCAATACGCCTTCGGTGCAATATAGCTGCGACGACCACCCGTCCCGCCGCTGGCTCTACGCACCGTTTGACGGCGGCCTGTTCCGGCTGGTCAATGTCAACAGCGGGCTGTGCCTGACCATCGCGGGCGGATCGACGGGGCTCAACCAGACCGCGGTGCAATTTCCCTGTGACGAGCACCCGTCCCGCTTCTTCCGGTTGAAGTAG